Within Spinacia oleracea cultivar Varoflay chromosome 4, BTI_SOV_V1, whole genome shotgun sequence, the genomic segment gaagactttggaaagtgcttcaaaaacatacgacttacaggttagctacgacgaattaaaaattcccaagtacggtttgaggccatcagaaacataagtatggttcgaggccatacaaaatggtttgaagccatttcatccaaagtaccttcatcttaaagaatcaaatctatgatttggttgatttgcataaagggttcactcccattagttgcaaacatgttttctaaacatagaacgttgatttgcataaagggttcactcccattggttgcaaacatgttttctaaacatacaacgttgatttgcataaagggtttactcccaatggttgcaaacatgttttcaaaacttacaaagatgatattgtatacacataaaaaagagaagctagattggtggttatagattgtaaacaacttcacggcgttaataatgttgaaatatttttcaccaagtcggaatgcttgaactattttggataaatctagcaatcattgcatatggcaatatgacaattggaaaacaaaacaccttactcaattggacttgaagaaaggaattgtgtacaccACACAATGTAACAGTTTTGggtgctagataaaagagcaagcttaagaaatctattcgtaggttgaagcatgcaagtgggaattggaccatatttgtctaaaaggctattgagcaatcatagatttatgaaaatatggatcatcttatagatgaggagtttagtgggagctaagtccagtttattggttctatatatgagatacatatctctgtattgaaaatgacattcaaattctaaatggttagatttgaaagtatttgtcaatattagaaccaaggcgaaacttagaacatactgggttaaagatctattggataggatctaaaccgttgtttggattctgtaaaagtaattactaaatcaaacacaatggagagactcaaaagagactctcaacccatatgagcaagtctaagttatgaatgctttaactaagtataaagctaggctgttatcactagagttaagcatgaagaactttgaagaggtgccttcaccttatgtcacatggcaatgccaagattttagcaaagattcagtatctcttgaaacaaaataaagctaaaagttacatggatggattttaaaatgcgaatggtttttgcattacaatcaatcatgtataatgtgatatatagatcgccaagataactcgtgagcattggatcgtgacgagtttataccaatctctattgatctggatcaaagattaTTAGAatagtatcaagaacatccaatacatttggaaatataggatgagcacttgataagaggaagtgaagataactaaagttttgatgctacatgcatttgcctaagcaaaagttgaatcttgttgttaggcaaaccacaaacaaacacgggcaattaggcgtcgtgattaaaaggtggttacataggttctaaaccatatgtgatgcatgggaaactgaatcaatgattagtttccaagtacTCAGTTGAAGGATGTATCTCTCAcgtctatgtgaactggttggagcattccaaaagggatgcatcatttgaaattctacataattgaaatgaattcattgttgcctaagaagcaataaaagggaattgtttttagtgggagttcttcaatgaactcaggttgatcacaagtctgctacctggatgattttctattttagatatgattatcattctaaacaacaacgaaagactagatcattctagaaacatattcaaatatcatttcatcttacatcgaaaggttttcgatagaaaagatgctaaggatagcaaagtatgataaactaaacctctgcattgaatgatacacaacattcatatgcagatatggaattaagtttgagttccatgaatgttttaagtattgggtgaatgGCCTATatatgtaaaacattaaatgcttgattttgggttagaggcccacaaattggtaagcatttggtttaaacatttatcatttatgaaattatatttcatagttcatttaatattggtttagtattaaatgataagtccatgtgattcaaatcattcaaatgggatgtcaagatggattcttcgacaaagaaacacccataagtgaacttgaatattgaagtcacaaaggatccctaatccaggtcattgaaaggtggacgaccaatgactaatgaagattagattgcaagttgatttatagttctgtttcttgaactagatggactagatgtcagaaatcatttgcatagatacttattggatcttgtatcggattgaccatgagaacactttaagagattaaagtcatgtcataagtagttctcattaatggtgattagaaccattcctcagaacatgagcgattatgtctgctcgtttgagaattagttcgctttgatactagctaaacgtcgcaccgtaaaagggggctataaaagcagttattgggcgtactatgaattaaagtgagtgttcatagattgcaagaatagatagtcctcctatctttgataggatatggtgttgttgtgtaacaaggcctctcgaagagttagatactgtaaaatgcatggccgtgctcagaatggttaggcttaaccttctgcaaaagtttaacagttgagctctgtaatccgagaaacacttctggacctaataaggatggcttggatcttaccttatgttcagtaagtaacactaagtgacaaaggaatgtggatgcacacttgtctgaatgacaagtgggagattgaaggaaatatgtccttcacccaaggtgcattaagtctaataccaaggttcaaattaattgcgaacaattaattcagtgagatcaagtgatcggaacagctagctggagcaatgcttccgatcagtgagttctaatgaatattaagctcacaacttactcttcactgaacctacaaggtcacaccaatggcatgtaacagatcaccggattaaatgaatcggaaattcatttaatagcttttcgggaaattagttcggaaaacataattatacgatttaacattagATGGTGGAATCGTGTATCGTGATTacatatattcgtaagctaggcgaaacgaataatcgtatcgtatgacaatggatcgtcaagtacgaaacgataaatgaaTTATCGGATGATAATTAATTGAATTAGCAAACACGAATGCAAGCCCACGAGCAAAGCGCAAGGAGaaaaggcccatggccttgctgccttGGCTGTGCATGCACGGAGAAGCAACAGCAACATCAGCAGCGTAGGCCCAGCCCACCGCGTGCTGTGTGCTGCGCGCTTGTGCAGTGGTTTGGTCGTGGGCCTTGTTGGCCGGTCGGGCTCTATGCTTGGCCGGTTGGCTTGGCTCACTTAATAGGTTATTGATATAACCTAGACTATTATGTGTTTCCAAAAAGCTAATGAAAAAAATCAGCCcccacatcaaaccctaagtaggagagagaaaccctaattctctctcagcctccatggatgtgttcttcccaaaagcacaaactcttgaatgattgtctaagctacgattatcaagacggatctgaacatgtcggtgaaccaagtagaggaacgacaagtggagttctttgttcgtgttcgttgacatattattgtgaaAAACACGCtgcgaatgtaagtttgcttaatctgtgatttatacatgtttcctggctttggggattgtttccgcacatgttattatgtttaactgtattcccctacagaaggactgaatgtgaagattcgaATCTTCACCTACTTCCCCACCGAACTGGCATCTctcaatcatgttaatcaatgaaGGCTCGATTTTGAaagtctcagctgcaatagaagccATGATTGCCTTGGGTAGCATaaacagacttggcttagaatagtttGTAAGCCTTTCctcaggtggtggtggtgtttcgtcacccatctctatctctgagactgaatctgtatctgaaggaaaaagaccgccaatattatgatcagaatcagagtaattcccacactgtgcaatgaaatttcttcgtctacgaaaggttctttcgggctcgggatcgaatggagtaagattactagtacctacggtcttgggcatagacaaagaaactacaaacaggtgtgagatccggtctcaaggaacggggATTCCTTgtgaagtaacaaacaataatctagaataaacaattaataacataaaataaaactgtttccccggcaacggcgccaaaatttgacaggctaaagtcgaaTCACCTAGTCAAagataacctaagtccactaacaagatagcaagggaagtagggatcgtatacacagggaaacaagcgttctttctactattaatcaagtaatctagactattgggaaacaagagttggttggtttgtatactaagactacgacaataattaaagaattaagaaTTCGGATATtaaagaatctagggcataggttcacaaacaaataacaatccaggatgataaacacTAGGTATGTGTTAATACTAATtgcacctattgacacaagcctaaatatcaatactaatcatagacttagaattaacgggctctcgttACGTATTAAtactaattccacctattgacacaagcctaaatatcaaattgcatttctcgaatcttaacttgatattgcatgaCTATCACAATTAATCCTATGTAAATCTAATtgcatagtgaaataaaccaatcaataggaatcaatcacaataccaaaatcaacaatattcaatcatcccttcatttattcatggatccccaaaccctagaaattagactactcacacatattaccAATAATCAAAGTAATtgatatgattgaaaacatGACTTAAGCAAATAATAAAGCAAAATAGAGATCAATACCTAAATGAAAAACGAaagtgatgtggcctaaaatgaACGCCACCTGGCTGTACCATGAAAGCCCAGAACGAAGAACCAAAGGCCCATCAGCAGGGAAATCCGGGATTGTCTCACAAACCTGCATGCAAACACAGGGTCAAGACCCATCAGTGGGTCATGAGATCCACTTGCTCAAAAGAAGCCCATTCCGCTATCTCCCAAAAAGGAAGGCCCAAAAGCTTAAGAGGCCCACCAGGTCTACCTTCAGGCCCCCAAAACTTAGCAGGACCCGTGTCTTGATCTTACAGAACATCCAATaatgcaggaccagttcccaagaaaccctagcactataaatagtgcagatccctaggtaaaaaggggcaatcaattcattcctacCAACCAAAAACTATTTttactctgccttctctctacaaattacttctctctctagcttatacttacttaagcatcggagggaattttcctacgggaatattcttgttttgcaggttgccagaagttcgtgcaagctcatacttgatacctccgaggaacgcgtgacacgtcatcaccgtaaaagatcccacaacatttggcgccgcctgtggggaggtatagtatcatggccgaACTTCACCCACAGAGAGTATACTGCTGAGGAAGAAGAGAGACGACCTCTCGAGAGGAGTCAACGTCATATAGAAGAGGCCAATCGAATCGCAAATGCAGGAACCACACCGCGTCGGGTGCAGGAAGCTGAGGTGGTCATAGAGGAAGAACCAATTATGGAAGCGTCTCCGGCGGGTGGCCACCTAAGCCCCAGCGTCCGAGACGCCGTACTGGATGAGAATTTGGACTTCCCAGTCTCGGTGGGGTCGCTGCGCGAGATCTTAgcaggattccaacagcaaatgaatcaaacCTTTCGACAGAAGATGAGCACTACGTTGCAAGACGAAATTCAGAAAAACATGCTAATCTACAGCACTGAGAGGACGGCTCCAAAGAGACCCCTCAGCTTgggcgtcaatcggataaacAGAACGCCACTCAGATCCAATGTATGGAGAGTGGGAGAGAGCTCCCGTCCGTAGGCTAGCCGTGGAATCAGTCCAGTGCCTGAGCGCTCAGGGACTGATCGCGGCCTCCCGACTTCTCTACCACGAAGGGACCAGGTCACGCGACCACCATCTAGGGGCAATCCACCAACCGTCTTACGGCCCGCCTCGAGGCGTCAAGAATATTATGAAGCTGAGTCTGAACTATCAGACACTGGGTCCACCCCGGTAATGGAAGATTCACCGTTTTACCCAGATGACGCCCAACAGGGTAAGCTTGCGTCCACGACTGCTCACCAGCCGCTGTGAACCTACTTACCACATTCAGCAAGGGTTTAATAATCTGACgctaaggcacatgagtactCCCTTCTCTGAGGATATCATGAATTCCCCAAAAGAGCCCAAGGTAAAAACTCCTACCATTGAAGCCTATGACGGTACCACAGATCCCGATATGCACTTAGTTGCATACCGTCATCATATTTATGTTCAAGGAAAcaatgaagccacttggtgcaaatatttcCCAGCCAGTctcaaaggagtagcgtctAAATGGTTTGAGCGATTGCCCTTAGGGTCAATTGCCTCTTTCAACGAACTGCAAACCCTGTTTTCCACtaggttcatggcacacaaggaagaaaggaaaacaagtaTGCACTTGGGACGAATTCAACAGGGGAAGGATGAGTCACTGAGAAGCTATGTGAAACGCTTCAACCTAGAGGTCGGACAAATCCCAGATTTGCCGGACGGCGTCTCCTTCGACAAATATATCAGAGGACTGAAGAAGAGATCCTTTAAGTTTGACCTAGTCAAGAAAAGTGTAAGGACTATGGCTGAGGTTTTGGACGAGGCcgaagcatttatccatgcaacagaaatatgcagcgcgtcaaaAGATGGAAGGATTGGAGAAGCAACAGATTCCTCAGGGAAGAAAGACAAGATAGACAGAAAATCCACACGAGTAAATGGTACTTGGGCACTCTCAAAAGAGCATGATAACAATTATCCTAGACACAAGAGAGAACTTCCACAAGAAAGAGAATActtcgagtataacacagatGTCCTCACAATACTGAAAGACCTCGGAACCAGGTATGACCTTGAACGACCTTTCTCCATGAAGTCTCCTGCTGAGAGTCGAGACCCTAAGTTttattgccagttccatgaagacaTAGGGCATGAAACCAAAAACTGCAGAAGCCTGAAGAGAGCTCTAGACGGCCTAGCCTCTAAAGGATAtctcaagaactacttacagaGGAATGCTCACGGCTCTGGGAAGAGCCAGTACAAAAACAACAAGTCACCTGTCTCACCTACGGAGGGAAATCACAGTGAAGGGGggtttgtagccgtcatatctgggggaccgctggaggacccaccatgagggGACAGAAAGATTATGCTCGCCGCCTGGGGCAGGTAATGCTGTTAGGAAAGTCACCTCTGGACCCATTCCCGCGGATCGAGATATGTGAGTGACATGGTGGACGAATATCCACTCTGCATGATGATCCCTTGGTGGTCGAGTTCAAAATATCCAATATGTGGGTGAAGCGCATCATAATAGACACGGGGAACTCGTCTGACATAATGAGCGTGGAATGCCTCAACCGCCTAGCACATGACCCCAAAACCATGGATAGCATACACTATCCCATTATTGGTTTTTGGGGAAGCATTATACATCCTGTAGGCGTCATCACTCTGCCGGTTCGGATTGGGGATAGAAAAGACGGACGGAAGATGGAAGTGAACTTCCTAATTGTTAAGGACTTGACAACGTACAACgtcatcttgggacgacccaccCTAAACAAGATTAAAGCagtagtcgtcacccatctgatgctcttgaagtttgtatgtgatGATGGGGCAATAGGAACCATACATGGAGACCAGCAACAAGCAAGAGACTGCTACCTCACcaccctcaacccgtcagcatggaagaaAAATTCGGCCAAAGCCAGAAGCAAAAGAAAGCATGAAGAAGAACTGCCATCCGCCAATGAGAATAAGCCAGCcaaagcagaaccagtcaagataGAGGAAAGTGGCTGTAAATAGAATGTCATTAGGATAACTCATGTAACTTGAGCCTAcaaatcaaaacaaataaatGCCAAAAGGCAACAACGTTATTACAAGCGCCCACAGCGCCGTCCAAACTAATTAAACAAAGGCCGCCTAGGGATGAGGGGCGGTGGAGCTCCCGTCCTGAACGTCTTGGTCTTCGGGGGAATTCACTTCTTCCTCCTCCACGTCCTCATCTTCCCCCTCGCTGAAAAACTCTGGGGGATCCAGACCAAGGCGTCTAGCCGTCGAGACGGCCATCTGGTAGGAGATACGACGTTTGAACCAGGAGAAGTCCCTCCCGTCCATGGATTGATCCCACGCCCATTGAGCAATCTCCAAAATGGACTCTTCGCCAGACTTGAAAGAGCTAGCGGCCTCTCTGCGCACAGCCTCAATCTCGTCTTGGGTAGCCTTAAGCTTACCCTTCAAGGCGTCCACCTTGGAAGAGGAGTTGGTCACCCGCTCCGAGATGGAGGAATACTCCTTTCTCATCATGGCCAACctctcctcatgctccagcaGTTTCTTTTCATAGTTCTGGGCGTCCTCCTCGGCCTTCTTCAGAGCGTCGGTCTCGGACTTAATCTTCTTGTCCGCGTCCACATTGATCAATCTGGCCGTCCTCTCAGCATACTTCACATGATTCTCAATCTGATCCTTATGCTTGAGCATCTCTTTATGCATATTAAAGCCGTAGTGCCCACTCTCGGCACAACGGATGAAGAGCTGCCAAGACAAAAAAGACttagttataaaaaaaattaaataaaaaatgaatgaatAAATAAGGTATCTCACATCAAGTACGAGGGACTGAATAGACCCAAAGAACCCCATGTCAATCCCGGGAAGCGACCTCACATATTCCTCAGGGATGGAAGCATACACGTCCGAAAGGATCTTATCCTTTTCCTCTGAGCTGAAGCCGCCTGATAGAGGGATGTTTTCCACTTCAGCACGTCGCATCCGTTTGAACATATCAGCTGAATCAATGTCAAAACGTCAAAAACGATACAACAATACCAAGTTGTCATGACAATCTAAAGGTACCAAAATACTAACCACTTGACGGAGCCGGAGGAGGCATGGGAGCGTCACCAGCAGGAGAATCTTCAGcctccttgcccttacccttagTCTCCCTAGACGAAGTAGCAGCTCCTGTAGCATTAGCCTGATCGGCCGCCACCTCGTCAGCGGTTGCCCTGGCCGCGGCATCCCCTTCGGTGCTCACCTAGAGAGAGGCTTCCCTGTGTTCCGGAAGAGGAGTGGACCCCTGAGAAAGGGGAAGTTTCCCCCCCAGTCGGAGGAGCAGACGGCTTCACAAGAGACGGCTCTGTTGTAGCGTCGGTGGTACTCAACTTCTTGAAAAAGGGCCGTTTAGGCTTGGGAGCCACCGTCGAAGATGCAGGACGCTTCTTCGTAGCTGACGAAGTGGGCTCCTAAACAAGACAACAAATAAACAACTAAGTCTAGAACTTGGAAGAAAACAGAAGCCTATTAAAAGTAAACAAGGGCATACCTTAGCAACGTCACCAGAGGCACCATCGTCGGACTTTTTGGAGGAGTCCTTCTTCTTGGCCTCCATggccttgagaatgtcctcaGTGTACACCTCGGACAACCAAGTGGGAACATCCACCAAACCCTTGTCTTCGGGGGATAAACGGTCCATGGCAGAATCTACATAAAACCGAGAGAGTCAgtagaagaaaaagaacaaggcTTGGATGAAAGTCTATGAGAAACCACCTCTACTTAAATAAGGGAAAAGACCGACGGCTGCAAGGAAAACTATGTTGGTGAACTGACCCACGTGGGGAAGGCAGGCATTAGGCACCCATGCATGACTCTTTGAagacagccgatacatctcgGCCTGAAACAAGGGCTTTATGAGCCTCCAGTCTCTTGACAAAAGGCGGGGGAAGGCGTCACCCCTAGACAAATAGCGGGGACGCTGGTTCCACCTAGAAAGACGCCTTGAAAGGGAAAGGTCCTCCATCCGGATAACggaccacttcttcctccaccaaacccagcTAGAAGTCTTACCAACAACTgtcttatatccccgacggGTATAAAGGGTGAACCATCCCTGGGGAGAGCGAAAGGAAGGGGAAATATCTACAAGTCTGAGGAAAGCAGGAAAAGAAGGAGTAATGTCGCTCAAAGCACACTTGGCAATAAATCCAAAGACGTTTGCCCAAGAATTAGGGGTCAGCTGAGCAAGGCCAATATCATACCCCTCCAGgacgtccatcacaaagggaTGCAAAGGAAATCTAAGACCCAATCTAAAAGCAGCCGTGTAGACAGCGACTTCTCCCAGAGAGAGTTGGTCTACAGAACTATGGGGTCGAGGGCTCCTAAAACTAAAGCCTTGGGGCAGGAGTAAAAAACGTTCAAAGCCACGTCCTTGCTCCCTCAGATacctcagccatttcatgctgggaaaaATGTCAGAGGGAAGCAAGTCGACGTCTTCTCTCCCTCGAACCATAGGAGGAAGAACTAGAGGAGTCATCCTCAAAATCCTCACGTGGAACGCGAGGAAGGCAAGCCATGCTTTTTCTTCTCCTTGAAGAATGTGCTGCCCTTACAGCCCCGTCTCCTAAATGACGAGAGGAGCTGACTCCACCCCTATTTCCTTGGGACGGGCTCGAAAAGGGAACCCTGTTGTCCCTCTCTCGTGGCGCTGCCCATGCACCCACACTGGTTGTTTGTCTAATTCGAGCCATGCCGTCCTGCATAGGGAACAagacgtctgactttagcaaaaagaaagaaagaacgtAGCAACTAACAAAGACGCCTTCCTAAGATACTATAACAACAAGAAAAGGAATTTCATAAGCATGCAGAAAACAAGGGTTTGATAAAAAAAACTTACCAAGAAATGATCAAACTAATGGAAAGTCTAGGCAAATAGTCCAAAGCCTCAAGAACACTGAACAAGAATCCAAGAACACCCAAATACAAGCACAGACAGATCTTTGACAAAATTCACTTTTTCTCTCTACGAAAAATTGCTttgaaacaacaaaagaaaaatgagagaACTTCTGAAGGTTTTAAAGGGGGAAAGCCATGCTCTGGAAAGCAACCCCATGTGACACTCCCTCcgatcaagcagcctaccccacaggggaaaggggcatcctccttgaggggcaaatgatatGGCCTAAAATGAACTCCACCTGGCTGTACCATGAAAGCCCAGAACGAAGAACCAAAGGCCCATTCGCAGGGAAATCCGGGATTGTCTCACAAACCCGCATGCACACACAGGGTCAAGCCCATCAGTGGGTCATGAGATCCACTTACTCAAAAGAAGCCCATTCCTCTATCTCCCAAAAAGGAAGGCCCAAAAGCTTAAGAGGCCCACCAAGTCTACCTTCAGGCCCCCGAAActtagcaggacacgtgtcTTGGTCTTACAGAGCatccaatcatgcaggaccagttcccaagaaaccctagcactataaatagtgaaGATCCCTAGATAAAgaggggcaatcaattcattcctacCAACCAAAAACTATTTTTACTCTgtcttctctctacaaattacttctctctctagcttatacttacttaagcatcggagggaatattcctacgggaatattcttgttttgcaggttgccagaagtttgTGCCAGCTCATAcatgatacctccgaggaacgcgtgacacgtcatcaccgtaaaagatcccacaacagaaAGGATGAACGGAAATTTAAAGCTTTGAttgaaattaaaactaagtgtttgaaatAATTTAGAGAGAACACTAagcttaaaaaaaataaaactaaatgcTAATAGTAGAATGAAAGTTgtctactaaaaataaaagggctagtatttatagtgtgcccaaaatacaagccaaaaaaCGGAAAGAAAACACGCGCATAAGCAGTAGTGGTTGGCGTCGCCCAATCGGGCagcgcttcgcccgatcgggcgaactgctcgatagtcggcccgatcgggccgaattccgcccgatcgggcggttgcgaaAAGCTGAACTCACAGTCCAGATTgatcgcccgatccggaccgggcgaagcccgcccgatcgggcgcgtattGAAGACTTTAAATCCTTTTGTTTTCGCCCGATCTTctcatttcgccctcagctcaaaGGGCGATTTGCAAAAGTCATGATCCTTctcccatatcaccgagtctaactcccggggctcaaccgtaAGCATCTAAGGCCCCCGAAAGTCGATGATAgtggtcccgaacttcctcgggctcatgtagtggcctaaatcatcatgaaacgggtctaaaaagaccaactTCTTACCAAAtaatcctgaaactcaaggcacactcaataacacagattaatactaaaaacggctcctaagagctcatttgatgcataaaagtactaagggacgggggtaaaactctatataaaacacacatatcaacaaCGACCCTATCAGTGCTTCATCGATACTTAAATTTGGAATGGTCCTCTTCTCGTGAGCTGTTATTTTTCTTCCTCTTTATCTGCCATTACCATTATTGTTTTGACCTTCATTTTTCATAGTATTTACATCTTCAGCCATTGTGCTAATAGCTTTGTTAGCATCATCTTCCTCTATTTTCATTTTCTCAACTTTACTCCTTTTTCGTTCTGCTCCTGTcttcatattctttgtttttCTGAGCCTGAATCCTCCTATATCCAGCTTCATATTCCTCCTTCTTTTTCTCAGCCTCATTCCTTATTGTTTCAGAtttatcttcttcttccttcttttTTCATCATCATTCCTCTTATTTTCAGCTTCTTTCTTCCCAGCTTCTCTTCCAGCTTCTACGGCAGCTGCATCTATCCTCTCCTCAACTTCTCTGTTGGCCTTTGCAGCAGCTGCAACTACCCTTTCTGGAGCCTTGTTTTCCTTGTTCTGCATGATGCTCGTTTCTAGAAGTTTCTTCACTAAATATTGCCCCTGATACACAAATAACATATGTAAAAACTttaagtaaaaatattatgaacaAAGAGGTTAAACATCATGAACAAATAGGTTAAaaagaatgaacaaaaaaaattcaataaacaaaGAAAACCATAAGTATGAACATATATAAGAATACgtatgaacaatttcattaaaatttaaactaacaaataaacaagaaagaacaagaaaataaataaggaaGAATAAACCATATAAAAAAAAAGCCATAAATTTCCAACAGAAATAACAAACAATAAAACAACTATAAACAAATATGCAGATGatttttaaaaacaaaatgaaaaacaaacagtacaaaaataaagaataaataacacaaaaagaaagaacaaacaatgaaaacaattatgaacaaataTGAAGATGatttttaaaaacaaaatgaaaaaaaaatagtacaagaagaaagaacaaacaatactaaaagaaagaacaaacaatgaaaaaattatgaacaaatatgaatatgattttcaaaacaaaataaaaagtaaaaagtacaaaaagaaagaacaaacaatagaaaaagaaagaaaaaaaatacaggAGCTTGTGAAACATATAAGATTATTGATAAGCTTAATTACTATGCcctattttttgtttaaaaaaatattttatgaacaaaactataaatttaaCATTATAAATAAGATTGTAAATTATACATTGCAAATTAAAATGTACCTCTTTTTTGTTTC encodes:
- the LOC130471701 gene encoding uncharacterized protein produces the protein MTPNRVSLRPRLLTSRCEPTYHIQQGFNNLTLRHMSTPFSEDIMNSPKEPKVKTPTIEAYDGTTDPDMHLVAYRHHIYVQGNNEATWCKYFPASLKGVASKWFERLPLGSIASFNELQTLFSTRFMAHKEERKTSMHLGRIQQGKDESLRSYVKRFNLEVGQIPDLPDGVSFDKYIRGLKKRSFKFDLVKKSVRTMAEVLDEAEAFIHATEICSASKDGRIGEATDSSGKKDKIDRKSTRVNGTWALSKEHDNNYPRHKRELPQEREYFEYNTDVLTILKDLGTRYDLERPFSMKSPAESRDPKFYCQFHEDIGHETKNCRSLKRALDGLASKGYLKNYLQRNAHGSGKSQYKNNKSPVSPTEGNHSEGGFVAVISGGPLEDPP